Proteins found in one Zea mays cultivar B73 chromosome 1, Zm-B73-REFERENCE-NAM-5.0, whole genome shotgun sequence genomic segment:
- the LOC100274260 gene encoding Subtilisin-like protease 4 precursor yields MRTQRSLLPLLLLSAAALLADAQERKNYVVHLEPRDGGSTASLEEWHRSFLPEATLDSAADDGPRIIHSYSHVLTGFAARLTDAEAETLRRKEGCLRLYPEEFLPLATTHSPGFLGLHMGKDGFWSRSGFGRGVVIGLLDTGILPSHPSFGDAGLPPPPKKWKGACQFRSIAGGGCSNKVIGARAFGSAAINDSAPPVDDAGHGTHTASTAAGNFVQNADVRGNAHGTASGMAPHAHLAIYKVCTRSRCSIMDIVAGLDAAVKDGVDVLSFSISATDGAQFNYDLIAIATFKAMEHGIFVSAAAGNDGPAAGSITNGAPWMLTVAAGTMDRAIRTTVRLGDGQVFDGESLFQPRNNTAGRPLPLVFPGRNGDPEARDCSTLVEAEVRGKVVLCESRSITEHVEQGQMVSAYGGAGMILMNKPAEGFTTFADAHVLPASHVSYAAGSKIAAYIKSTPRPTATITFRGTVMGSSPAPSVAFFSSRGPNKASPGILKPDITGPGMNILAAWAPSEMHPEFADDVSLPFFMESGTSMSTPHLSGIAAIIKSLHPSWSPAAIKSAIMTSSGTADHAGVPIKDEQYRRASFYSMGAGYVNPSRAVDPGLVYDLGAGEYIAYLCGLGIGDDGVKEITGRRVACAKLKAITEAELNYPSLVVKLLSHPITVRRTVTNVGKANSVYKAVVDMPRAVSVVVRPPVLRFARANEKQSFTVTVRWNGPPAVAGAEGNLKWVSSEHVVRSPIVIPPAKAAA; encoded by the coding sequence ATGCGGACCCAAAGAAGCCTCCTTCCCCTGCTCCTGCTTTCCGCCGCCGCGCTGCTCGCCGACGCGCAGGAGCGCAAGAACTACGTGGTTCATCTCGAGCCGAGGGACGGCGGCAGCACCGCTTCGTTGGAGGAGTGGCACCGGTCCTTCTTGCCGGAGGCGACGCTGGACTCGGCGGCGGACGACGGGCCGAGGATCATCCACTCGTACAGCCACGTGCTGACGGGCTTCGCTGCCCGCCTCACCGACGCGGAGGCGGAGACGCTGCGGCGCAAGGAGGGGTGTCTGCGGCTGTACCCAGAGGAGTTCCTGCCGCTGGCGACCACCCACTCgccgggcttcctcggcctccacATGGGCAAGGACGGCTTCTGGAGCCGCTCCGGCTTCGGCCGCGGCGTGGTGATTGGGCTCCTCGACACCGGCATCCTGCCCAGCCACCCGTCCTTCGGCGACGCCGGGCTGCCGCCGCCGCCCAAGAAGTGGAAGGGCGCCTGCCAGTTCCGGTCGATCGCCGGCGGCGGGTGCAGCAACAAGGTCATCGGCGCGCGCGCGTTCGGGAGCGCGGCCATCAACGACTCGGCGCCGCCCGTGGACGACGCGGGCCACGGCACGCACACGGCCAGCACGGCGGCGGGCAACTTCGTGCAGAACGCCGACGTGCGGGGCAACGCGCACGGCACGGCGTCCGGGATGGCGCCGCACGCGCACCTGGCCATCTACAAGGTGTGCACGCGGAGCCGGTGCTCCATCATGGACATCGTTGCCGGCCTGGACGCCGCCGTCAAGGACGGCGTCGACGTGCTCTCCTTCTCCATCAGCGCCACGGACGGCGCGCAGTTCAACTACGACCTCATCGCCATCGCCACGTTCAAGGCCATGGAGCACGGGATCTTCGTCAGCGCCGCGGCGGGCAACGACGGCCCCGCCGCGGGCTCCATCACCAACGGCGCGCCATGGATGCTGACGGTTGCGGCGGGCACCATGGACCGCGCGATACGCACCACCGTCAGGCTCGGCGACGGGCAGGTGTTCGACGGCGAGTCGCTGTTCCAGCCCCGGAACAACACCGCGGGGCGCCCGCTGCCGCTCGTCTTCCCGGGCCGCAACGGCGACCCGGAGGCCCGCGACTGCAGCACGCTGGTGGAGGCCGAGGTGAGGGGCAAGGTGGTGCTGTGCGAGAGCCGCTCCATCACGGAGCACGTCGAGCAGGGGCAGATGGTGTCCGCGTACGGCGGCGCCGGCATGATCCTCATGAACAAGCCGGCGGAGGGGTTCACCACCTTCGCCGACGCGCACGTCCTGCCGGCGTCGCACGTGAGCTACGCCGCGGGGTCCAAGATCGCGGCGTACATCAAGTCGACGCCCAGGCCCACGGCGACCATCACGTTCCGGGGCACGGTGATGGGCTCGTCCCCGGCGCCGTCCGTGGCCTTCTTCTCGTCGCGCGGGCCGAACAAGGCGAGCCCGGGCATCCTGAAGCCCGACATCACCGGGCCCGGAATGAACATCCTGGCGGCGTGGGCGCCCAGCGAGATGCACCCGGAGTTCGCGGACGACGTGAGCCTGCCCTTCTTCATGGAGTCCGGGACGTCCATGTCGACGCCGCACCTGAGCGGCATCGCGGCCATCATCAAGAGCCTGCACCCGAGCTGGTCCCCCGCGGCGATCAAGTCGGCGATCATGACGTCGTCGGGCACGGCGGACCACGCGGGCGTGCCGATCAAGGACGAGCAGTACAGGCGGGCGAGCTTCTACAGCATGGGCGCCGGCTACGTGAACCCGTCCCGCGCCGTCGACCCGGGGCTGGTGTACGACCTCGGCGCCGGCGAGTACATCGCCTACCTCTGCGGGCTGGGCATCGGGGACGACGGCGTGAAGGAGATAACTGGGCGCCGCGTCGCCTGCGCCAAGCTGAAGGCCATCACCGAGGCGGAGCTCAACTACCCGTCGCTGGTGGTGAAGCTGCTGTCCCATCCGATCACCGTCCGCCGCACCGTGACCAACGTCGGGAAGGCCAACTCGGTGTACAAGGCCGTGGTGGACATGCCCAGGGCCGTGTCCGTGGTGGTGCGGCCCCCGGTGCTGCGGTTCGCCAGGGCGAACGAGAAGCAGAGCTTCACCGTGACGGTGCGGTGGAACGGGCCGCCGGCCGTCGCCGGCGCCGAGGGGAACCTGAAGTGGGTGTCGAGCGAGCACGTCGTCCGGAGCCCGATCGTTATACCGCCGGCCAAGGCCGCCGCGTAG